In Paenibacillus hexagrammi, the following are encoded in one genomic region:
- a CDS encoding class I SAM-dependent methyltransferase: protein MSESFQNNWKAEQYDAQMSFVSSFGQSALALLAPQPGERILDVGCGTGDLAAELARLGAEPTGIDSSVSMIEQARTKYPGLDFAVADATAYRSPRRFDGVFSNAALHWIKPPEAAVKTVRAALRTGGRFAAEFGGKGNIAAIEEAVAAELHSLGIDAQARNPWYFPSIGEYTTLLEAHGFRVACAEHFDRPTKLTGGEKGMRVWIDTFADFFFEGVSPEDKEHVLSRVEERLRPRLYEEGAWTADYVRIRILAYLES, encoded by the coding sequence ATGAGTGAATCGTTTCAAAATAACTGGAAGGCTGAGCAGTATGATGCTCAGATGAGCTTTGTTTCCAGCTTCGGCCAGAGCGCGCTCGCGCTGCTCGCGCCGCAGCCAGGCGAACGCATCCTCGATGTCGGATGCGGCACGGGAGACCTCGCCGCCGAGCTTGCCAGGCTCGGCGCAGAGCCAACAGGCATCGACTCCTCTGTGTCGATGATCGAGCAGGCCCGGACGAAGTACCCGGGCCTGGACTTCGCGGTGGCGGACGCGACCGCCTACCGCAGCCCGCGCCGCTTCGACGGCGTCTTCTCCAATGCAGCTCTGCATTGGATCAAGCCGCCGGAAGCGGCTGTAAAGACCGTCCGCGCTGCGCTGCGGACGGGAGGGCGCTTTGCCGCCGAATTTGGCGGCAAGGGCAACATCGCCGCGATCGAAGAGGCAGTCGCGGCAGAGCTTCACAGCCTGGGAATCGATGCCCAGGCGCGCAATCCGTGGTATTTCCCGAGTATCGGGGAATATACCACGCTGCTGGAGGCGCACGGCTTCCGGGTTGCGTGCGCGGAGCATTTTGACCGCCCGACGAAGCTGACGGGCGGGGAGAAGGGCATGCGGGTGTGGATCGACACCTTCGCGGATTTTTTCTTCGAGGGTGTATCTCCCGAAGACAAAGAGCATGTCCTTAGCCGCGTAGAAGAGCGGCTAAGACCTCGCTTGTACGAGGAGGGGGCATGGACCGCGGACTACGTAAGGATTCGCATCTTGGCCTATTTGGAGTCTTGA